From Solanum stenotomum isolate F172 chromosome 2, ASM1918654v1, whole genome shotgun sequence:
GTTCCCAAGACAACATGTATGGTTCCCTTTTCACCATCATCTCACATTTTCTTCTGATATTTCCGATTAACACTAATATAAAGGTTTACatgctttaatttgatttgattagtAACCTTATTAACTTTGATCATGTTCTTTGTATATTCAAATAGTATTAACTAGGAAGAATAGTGAAACATATAACCCATAATGCGCTTAAAttactaatatatttttatgctCACTTTAACAAGTGTACCTAAATTATTATTTCGAATGATAGTATCGAATAACGAACATAACATGTGAAGACAATTGAAAAGTGAAAGTaggattttgaatttataacatgttctcaattctaaaaaaaattgaataaattaaatttttaacacatataaaatttgaatcaaaCCTACTATATTTTATCGAATTCATAATAAAATCGTACATATCATAGATGATTAGCTAGATATATATAACAATAGATTCATGTTAGGGTTCATATGTGAAGTAAcgatataataattaactttgTATTTGGAGTAGCATTGTTAGTAGAAGCAAAGAGGGAACACACGATGTTCATACGAATCTTCATTATCGAAaaattatactccctctgtctcaatttatgtgacacttttttatttttcgagagtcaaacaatttaagtttgactggGAATTTGCGcatggaatcttcaatttttttgaaatgaaatttatatatttgtaaactacgtaaaaaatactataagtcacaataattgatgattcaaaatatttaaaagatctataaaaaaattacggtcaaagatagacttatttgaatttcgaaatccaaaaagtgccacataaaatgagacggagggagtattgcagtataaatttaaattatatcgAAAAGTTATATTTTAATGAATAATTCTTTGAATGCACCATGGAAAATGACTTAAAGTGACCCTACTCCCACTTTCAATGGCTTTCTCCCTATTGTTCCTTTCACTTTGttttatttggtctttttttttcttttagcttaatattttttatgttaaatgacaaaaatatcccttcGTAACCACATTTGTTTCCCATTGTAGGTAACAAATCTCCGTTGCGGGGGCATGATCCTCTGCACCGCAATCAACCATTGCATATGTGACGGCATCGGCACCGCTCAGTTTTTACATGCATGGGCCCACTATACCGTGGATCCCACAGTCAGTTTATCAATCAAACCATTCCATTCTCGCCACGTGTTGAAACCCCGTGATCCGACACAAATAACCTCTATACATCCCACATTTACGAAAATACCCCTTGATGATCCTAATCCCCAATTTAGCCTCAACCTTCACCAATATTTACAATCACAACCTGTTACCCCTACTTCTATTACGTTTTCACAATCCCAAATTCTACATTTGAAAAGACAATGTTCTCCCTCGGTAAAATCCACTAGTTTTGAAGTCCTAGCATCTCACACGTGGCGGTGTTGGGTAAAATCATTGGATTTATTGTCTTCTGTAAACGTGAAACTATTATTTTCCGTTAACATTAGGAAGACAGTAAAACCAGAATTACCACAAGGGTATTATGGGAATGGATTTGTGCTAGGGTGCGCCGAGGCACCAGTTAAGCAAGTGGTGAATGGTAACTTACAAGACACGGTAAAATTAGTGCAACATGCTAAGTCCGAATTAACAAACGATACGGTAAAATCAATCGTTGATTTATTAGAGGATAAAACGGTAAAAACGGATTTATCGACTAGTTTGGTAATTTCACAATGGTCAAGATTGAGCTTAGAAGAGGTAAATTTTGGAGAAGGTAAACCAATTCAAATGGGTCCATTAACAAGTGATATTTACTGCTTGTTTTTACCGTCATTGGGTGAAATTGATGGAATTAGAGTATTGGTTTCTGTGCCAGAAAATGTTGTGAAg
This genomic window contains:
- the LOC125855045 gene encoding alcohol acyltransferase 9 translates to MLCSIDLPDCVYSKEPIFISPISPTPNHTLYLSNLDDQMFLRFSIKYLYLFTKSINLEKLKYSLSRVLVDYYPLAGRLLKCPENNHKLQVDCNGKGAIFAEAFLDLSADELLVVSNKPDKSWRKLLYKDETQSFLDIPPLVVQVTNLRCGGMILCTAINHCICDGIGTAQFLHAWAHYTVDPTVSLSIKPFHSRHVLKPRDPTQITSIHPTFTKIPLDDPNPQFSLNLHQYLQSQPVTPTSITFSQSQILHLKRQCSPSVKSTSFEVLASHTWRCWVKSLDLLSSVNVKLLFSVNIRKTVKPELPQGYYGNGFVLGCAEAPVKQVVNGNLQDTVKLVQHAKSELTNDTVKSIVDLLEDKTVKTDLSTSLVISQWSRLSLEEVNFGEGKPIQMGPLTSDIYCLFLPSLGEIDGIRVLVSVPENVVKKFEYYMKELWEVNDVNGDIIKGHLQFENQKMISA